Proteins from a single region of Cryptococcus neoformans var. neoformans JEC21 chromosome 6 sequence:
- a CDS encoding allantoate transporter, putative, whose product MSQDYKADEKEVISHFEHVDTQKEDLEDGHKRRKVNNQLDEAAKILEERGEIEYTIEDSKRVLRKIDIYVCIPMCMVYMLQQLDKMTISQAAVFNLQEETNLQGSEYSWLTSCVYVAQLIFQPLSSYALVVFPVKYWVMFNFISWSIVTICTTAATNFTGLLIARILLGAFEATILPSFVFITQMWWTRREQSYRTVAWQIANSCAAIFGPLLAFGVGHVSSGIKPYQGIFLCMGAISLACSPIVWWLLPSSPTTARFLRKGDDRHIALDRLRENQMGTKSSKWKWNQVWETYRDPKTYMWAAMYFCTATPSGGIGAFNGLILKGFNFSSFQTTLMSIPTGAIGIVTLLIGIWLTNRYKTRWAVLVIITLFPIGGIAALCNVPRDNTGGLMASFYIAYPLAGIQPLLYSWAGLNAAGTTKRVVVFATMFVFQCAGNIVGPQLYLKEEEPYYHTGLYSNLGFYAALVVLMVSMSFYLRYLNKRQAKRRAALGLPEELEDMSIMTTEEAQRYKVKLAQRMKEHGLDEAKLYENAFDDMTDMENPAFIYVL is encoded by the exons ATGTCGCAGGATTACAAAGCAGACGAAAAAGAGGTGATTTCGCATTTCGAACATGTGGATACACAAAAGGAAGATCTAGAGGATGGACACAAGAGGCGAAAAGTCAATAACCAACTCGATGAGGCAGCCAAAATCTTAGAAGAGAGGGGGGAGATAGAATACACCATAGAGGACAGCAAAAGAGTGCTTCGTAAGATCGACATTTATGTGTGCATC CCTATGTGCATG GTCTACATGTTGCAGCAGTTGGACAAGATGACTATTAGCCAGGCTGCTGTCTTTAACCTACAAGAGGAGACCAACCTTCAAGGTAGTGAATATTCGTGGCTTACCTCTTGTGTTTACGTGGCACAACTTATATTTCAACCTTTATCCTCCTATGCACTGGTAGTCTTCCCAG TAAAATATTGGGTCATGTTCAACTTCATCTCATGGTCTATCGTAACCATATGTaccaccgccgccaccaACTTTACCGGTTTGCTCATTGCTCGTATTCTTCTGGGAGCGTTCGAAGCGACCATCTTGCCATCATTCGTTTTCATCA CTCAAATGTGGTGGACTCGACGAGAACAGTCTTACAGGACTGTCGCCTGGCAAATTGCAAATTCATGTGCCGCCATTTTTGGTCCTTTGCTGGCCTTTGGTGTTGGTCACGTCAGTTCCGGTATCAAACCCTATCAAGGAATCTTTCTGTGTATGGGTGCCATTTCGCTTGCATGTTCACCTATT GTGTGGtggcttcttcccagcTCTCCTACTACCGCTCGCTTCCTCCGTAAAGGGGATGACCGTCATATTGCCTTGGACCGCCTTCGAGAGAATCAAATGGGTACTAAATCCTCAAAGTGGAAATGGAACCAGGTGTGGGAGACTTATCGAGATCCCAAAACCTACATGTGGGCTGCCATGTATTTTTGCACTGCTACTCCCTCCGGAGGAATTGGAGCTTTTAATGGGTTAATCCTTAAAGGATTTAATTTCAGCTCTTTTCAG ACGACATTGATGTCTATTCCAACTGGGGCTATTGGCATTGTCACCCTTCTCATCGGTATCTGGCTCACAAACCGATACAAGACGCGTTGGGCCGTGTTGGTGATTATCACCCTTTTCCCTATCGGTGGTATCGCAGCGTTGTGTAATGTGCCTAGAGATAATACTGGGGGTCTGATGGCGTCCTTTTACATTGCATACCCTCTTGCGGGTATTC AACCTTTGTTGTACAGTTGGGCTGGTCTGAATGCAGCCGGAACGACAAAACGTGTGGTGGTATTCGCAACAATGTTTGTCTTCCAGTGCGCTGGCAAT ATTGTAGGACCACAGTTATActtgaaggaagaagagcctTACTACCACACTGGGCTTTACTCAAACCTTGGATTCTACGCCGCTCTGGTTGTTCTCATGGTCTCCATGTCGTTCTACCTGCGATACCTTAACAAGCGTCAAGCCAAACGCCGTGCAGCCCTTGGTCTTCCagaggagctggaagacATGTCAATCATGACTACTGAGGAAGCACAACGATACAAGGTCAAGTTAGCTCAGCGGATGAAGGAGCATGGTTTGGATGAGGCGAAGCTGTACGAGAACGCGTTTGACGATATGACAGATATGGA GAATCCGGCATTCATCTATGTATTGTAA